Proteins found in one Ischnura elegans chromosome 11, ioIscEleg1.1, whole genome shotgun sequence genomic segment:
- the LOC124167882 gene encoding NAD-dependent protein deacetylase sirtuin-2 has translation MASADGNDDKPSVSGTFSEMLNSSKMDEILEGMIGYFQNFGFHRGESDSKSKEKVLDEPTLDGIVKYIQDQKCKNIITMAGAGISTSAGIPDFRSPGSGLYHNLEKYKLPDPQAIFEIDFFLENPQPFFALAKELYPGSFKPTISHYFLRMLHDKGLLLRHYTQNIDTLERVAGIPGEKLVEAHGTFHTSHCLKCKKEYSLEWMKERIFADAVPTCEDCNGVVKPDIVFFGESLPARFSQKVSEDFSKCDLLIILGSSLIVQPFASIIDRVKPTCPRLLINREKTGQRDRVMQLMGMGAGMDFDSSENTRDVAWIGDCDNGCQVMAKKLGWEDELLKLVEEEHAKIDAENPKSKDSDEKGSNL, from the exons ATGGCCTCTGCTgacg GGAATGATGATAAACCCAGCGTATCGGGAACGTTTTCGGAAATGCTGAACTCTTCAAAGATGGATGAGATATTGGAGGGAATGATTGGTTACTTCCAGAACTTTGGTTTTCATAGAGGGGAATCGGATAGCAAAAGCAAAGAGAAG GTCTTAGATGAGCCAACCCTGGATGGAATAGTGAAATATATACAGGACCAAAAGTGTAAAAACATTATAACAATGGCTGGAGCCGGTATATCAACAT ctgCCGGCATTCCTGACTTTAGAAGCCCAGGTTCCGGCCTCTATCACAATCTGGAAAAGTACAAGCTCCCAGATCCTCAAGCAATATTTGAGATTGACTTCTTTTTGGAGAACCCTCAGCCATTCTTTGCGCTTGCAAAGGAGCTCTATCCAGGTTCATTCAAGCCCACAATCAGCCATTACTTCTTGCGCATGCTGCATGACAAGGGCCTTCTCTTACGCCATTATACCCAG AACATTGACACACTGGAGAGAGTGGCTGGCATTCCTGGGGAGAAGCTGGTCGAGGCGCATGGAACTTTCCACACATCTCACTGTCTTAAGTGTAAGAAGGAGTACTCCTTGGAATGGATGAAAG AGAGAATATTTGCTGATGCAGTTCCTACTTGTGAAGACTGCAATGGAGTCGTGAAGCCTGACATTGTCTTCTTCGGTGAATCTTTGCCTGCCCGCTTCTCACAAAAAGTTTCAGAAGACTTTTCAAAATGTGACCTTTTGATAATCCTTGGGTCTTCTCTCATTGTGCAGCCTTTTGCCTCCATTATTGATCG GGTGAAGCCCACATGTCCACGGCTACTCATTAACCGAGAGAAGACAGGGCAGCGGGACAGAGTCATGCAACTGATGGGAATGGGTGCCGGCATGGACTTTGACTCATCTGAGAACACTCGAGATGTAGCTTGGATTGGTGACTGTGACAATGGTTGTCAAGTAATGGCCAAGAAATTAGGATGGGAG GATGAGTTGCTTAAACTAGTGGAGGAGGAGCATGCCAAGATAGATGCAGAGAACCCAAAATCCAAAGATTCAGACGAGAAAGGGTCCAATCTTTAA